The Cloacibacterium caeni region ATCTTTTGATGAAGTTACGGTGAAAACTTCTACCCATAGAATTCCCGAAAAGCCAAAGGTAAATCCTATTGTACCAAAAGATTCATTACAAACTTCAAAAACAGATTCATTAAGAATTTCTAAATAATTTCTATGGAAAAAAATGCGAAAACTCCTGCAGAAACCAGGACTATTATGACCAATATTGTGCTTCCCAATGAAACCAATGCATTAGGAAATATGTTTGGTGGTGAACTTCTTTCTAGAATGGATAGAGCGGCTGCTATTGCTGCGCAAAGACATAGTGAATCTACCGTTGTTACCGCTTCTGTCAATCATGTTTCGTTTAAATATCCTATTCCAGAAGGTGGTGTGGTAGTGGTAGAAGCCAAAGTTTCTAGAGCTTTTTCTACGTCTATGGAAATTTATTGCGATGTGTGGTTAGATAACCCAATCACCAAAGAAAAAATTCATACCAACGAAGGAATTTATACTTTCGTAGCAGTAGATAAAAATAACCATCCAATTCCTATTCCTGAGCTTATTCCGCAATCTGATGTTGAAAAAGCAAGATTTGATGCAGCACTTCGTAGAAAAGAACTTTCTCTAATTCTTTCGGGAAAAATGAAAGCTCAAGATTCTATAGAGCTTAAAAAGTTATTTGGTTAGACTATTTATTGTAAAGTCGCAGAGTCGTTAAGTTGTAAAACTGAAGTTTTAAATATTTTAAGAATTTGGCATTAAGCGATTTTACGGTTTACAAAACAACAATTTTACCATTTCAAAAAAATGAAAATTCTCCTTCTCGATAGCAATCATCCATTAATTACCGAGCAACTTCTAACAAAAGGTTTTGTTTTGGAAGAAGATTTTACTTCGTCTTATGATGAGGTTTTGCAGAAAATCAATCAATATGATGGAATTATCATCAGGAGCAGAATTCCTCTCGATAAAAATTTTCTACAAAATGCTCGAAATCTCAAATTCATTGCGAGAGTAGGAGCAGGAATGGAGAATATAGACCTAGAAACTGCCAAAAATCTAGGAATTTCTTTGATTAATTCTCCAGAAGGAAACAGAGATTCAGTTGCGGAACATGTTGTTGGGATGTTGCTTATTCTGATGAATAGACTTTTTATCGCTTCA contains the following coding sequences:
- a CDS encoding acyl-CoA thioesterase — protein: MEKNAKTPAETRTIMTNIVLPNETNALGNMFGGELLSRMDRAAAIAAQRHSESTVVTASVNHVSFKYPIPEGGVVVVEAKVSRAFSTSMEIYCDVWLDNPITKEKIHTNEGIYTFVAVDKNNHPIPIPELIPQSDVEKARFDAALRRKELSLILSGKMKAQDSIELKKLFG